One segment of Leptolyngbyaceae cyanobacterium DNA contains the following:
- a CDS encoding HU family DNA-binding protein, whose protein sequence is MNKGELVDVVADKANVTKKQADAVLTAALEAIVEAVSSGDKVTLVGFGSFEPRVRKAREGRNPKTGDKMEIPATTVPAFSPGKLFKEKVAPQNS, encoded by the coding sequence ATGAACAAAGGCGAATTAGTTGATGTAGTGGCTGACAAAGCTAATGTCACTAAAAAACAAGCTGATGCTGTTCTGACTGCTGCGCTGGAAGCGATCGTAGAAGCAGTGTCCTCCGGTGACAAAGTTACGCTGGTGGGCTTTGGCTCTTTCGAGCCTCGGGTAAGAAAAGCTCGTGAAGGCCGCAATCCCAAAACAGGCGATAAGATGGAAATTCCAGCCACTACAGTACCTGCCTTTTCTCCTGGCAAACTGTTCAAGGAAAAGGTCGCACCACAAAATTCATAG
- the cobD gene encoding threonine-phosphate decarboxylase CobD has translation MSNRPLHGGNLAWAAALAGCSPDAILDFSASINPLGPPESALLAIQAHLADLKVYPDPNYQNLRACLARIHDVPPEWILPGNGSAELLTWAGRDLSRFETIYLVTPAFGDYLRALNTFTTNLVKCPLVNAEWCSQVELGKQGDGQWYEKLPIPDFLPMGDRDRALLLNNPHNPTGVLFLRETILPVLDRFGLVVVDEAFMDFLPAEKEQSLISVVEKYPNLVILRSLTKFYSLPGLRLGYAIAHPDRLQRWQQWRDPWPVNVLAAAAACAVLEDRAFEQQTRHWLEEARNQLFVGLSQLPGLHPFPSAANFLLVQSSRSSSLIQEKLLKQSQILIRDCLSFPELGDRYFRVAVRSFSENQRLLEGLAAICEEMRG, from the coding sequence TTGTCTAATCGACCGCTGCATGGGGGGAATTTAGCTTGGGCAGCTGCACTGGCAGGCTGTTCTCCCGATGCTATTCTTGATTTCTCGGCCAGTATCAATCCGTTGGGGCCGCCTGAATCGGCTTTGTTGGCGATTCAGGCTCATCTGGCAGACTTGAAAGTTTATCCAGACCCCAATTATCAGAACCTGCGGGCGTGTCTTGCTCGGATACACGATGTACCGCCTGAGTGGATTCTGCCCGGTAATGGTTCTGCTGAATTACTGACTTGGGCTGGTCGGGATTTGTCCCGATTTGAGACTATTTACTTGGTAACGCCAGCTTTCGGCGATTACTTAAGGGCACTCAATACATTTACTACGAATCTTGTTAAGTGTCCTTTGGTAAATGCTGAGTGGTGTTCTCAGGTAGAACTAGGAAAGCAAGGGGATGGACAATGGTATGAAAAATTGCCCATTCCCGATTTCTTGCCAATGGGTGATCGGGATCGCGCTCTCTTATTAAATAATCCTCACAATCCCACAGGCGTGCTGTTTCTCAGAGAAACGATTTTGCCTGTATTGGATCGATTTGGTTTGGTGGTAGTCGATGAAGCATTTATGGATTTTCTGCCTGCTGAAAAAGAACAAAGTTTGATATCAGTGGTGGAGAAATATCCTAATTTGGTGATTCTGCGAAGCTTGACCAAGTTTTATAGCTTACCCGGTTTGCGATTGGGTTACGCGATCGCTCATCCCGATCGCTTACAACGCTGGCAGCAGTGGCGCGATCCTTGGCCAGTCAACGTTTTAGCTGCTGCCGCTGCCTGCGCCGTCCTTGAAGATCGGGCGTTCGAGCAGCAAACTCGACACTGGCTAGAAGAGGCGCGAAATCAACTTTTTGTTGGTTTATCTCAATTACCGGGATTACATCCTTTTCCCAGTGCAGCTAATTTTTTGCTGGTGCAGTCTTCTCGATCGAGTTCTCTGATTCAAGAAAAGTTACTCAAACAAAGCCAAATTTTAATTCGTGACTGCCTCAGCTTTCCTGAATTGGGCGATCGCTATTTTCGCGTCGCCGTGCGATCGTTTTCTGAAAACCAACGCCTCCTTGAGGGATTGGCAGCAATTTGTGAGGAGATGCGGGGCTAG
- a CDS encoding FAD-dependent oxidoreductase → MAVDYDLVAIGGSPAGLYTAIAATYLKARVALVASQLSGTTWLESGSKYSKALTQVGRVAHQMQEAPSFGVGWEPSEESYRVLGVHFADALKWAKGVVSALDEQYSPAVLASLGVDVIFGEGEFCRKPHFGFVVNEQILRSRTYLIATGSRSVIPEINGLQSTGFLTPETIWQQKISSDLPKSLIFIGGDPVGIELAQTFARLGSRVTLVVSNAHILPKEDPEASILVQAQLEAEGVRVLTGHQVTQVKWIDDKKWVQAGDKAIDGDEIVLAIAQQPNVESLNLEGAGVKVDRYGIKVNQKLQTTNPRIYACGDVLGGYRFAHVANYEARIALKNMLFFPLFKVDYRHIPWAIFSDPELARVGLTEEQARSRYGDDVLVLRRYFKTIDKAQMQGETTGFCKIIVLRNGEILGAHLVGPQASELIYAIALAMTQRIKIKALANLSTIFPTLSDINSQTAAEWGKLRLSQNNSMENFLETLFNLLRSWAN, encoded by the coding sequence ATGGCTGTTGACTATGATTTAGTTGCGATCGGGGGAAGCCCTGCCGGACTTTATACTGCGATCGCTGCGACTTATTTAAAAGCCCGCGTTGCCTTGGTAGCATCTCAGCTATCAGGCACAACTTGGTTAGAATCCGGATCTAAATATAGTAAAGCCTTAACCCAGGTGGGACGAGTTGCCCATCAAATGCAGGAAGCACCATCATTTGGCGTGGGATGGGAACCTTCAGAAGAATCTTATCGCGTGCTGGGAGTACACTTCGCTGACGCCCTCAAGTGGGCAAAAGGTGTGGTTTCTGCCCTCGACGAACAATACTCCCCGGCGGTTCTAGCTTCTTTGGGAGTAGATGTGATTTTTGGTGAAGGTGAGTTTTGTCGCAAGCCTCATTTTGGTTTTGTGGTAAACGAGCAAATTTTGCGATCGCGCACTTACCTGATCGCCACGGGATCTCGTTCGGTGATTCCAGAAATTAACGGATTGCAAAGTACTGGTTTTCTCACTCCGGAAACGATTTGGCAGCAAAAGATATCTTCCGATCTACCCAAAAGTTTGATTTTTATCGGTGGCGATCCGGTGGGGATCGAATTAGCTCAAACCTTTGCCCGCTTGGGTTCTCGCGTTACCTTAGTGGTTAGCAATGCTCATATTCTGCCCAAAGAAGACCCGGAAGCATCTATTCTAGTGCAAGCGCAGTTGGAAGCTGAGGGAGTGCGCGTTCTCACCGGACATCAAGTTACCCAAGTTAAGTGGATCGACGATAAAAAATGGGTTCAAGCTGGCGATAAAGCGATCGACGGTGATGAAATCGTATTGGCGATCGCTCAGCAACCGAATGTGGAATCTTTGAATTTGGAAGGGGCGGGTGTTAAGGTCGATCGCTATGGCATTAAAGTTAATCAAAAATTACAAACTACTAACCCGCGTATCTACGCCTGCGGTGATGTTTTAGGCGGTTATCGTTTTGCTCACGTCGCTAATTACGAAGCCCGCATCGCTCTCAAGAATATGCTTTTCTTTCCACTTTTCAAAGTAGATTATCGCCATATTCCTTGGGCTATTTTTTCCGATCCGGAGTTAGCACGAGTGGGTTTAACTGAGGAACAAGCCAGAAGTCGCTACGGAGATGATGTGTTGGTTTTACGCCGCTATTTCAAAACTATTGATAAGGCGCAGATGCAGGGAGAAACTACAGGTTTTTGTAAGATTATCGTGCTTCGTAATGGTGAAATCCTGGGCGCTCATTTGGTTGGCCCACAAGCGAGCGAGTTGATTTACGCGATCGCTTTGGCAATGACACAACGCATCAAAATTAAGGCGCTGGCTAATCTCTCTACGATCTTTCCTACTTTGTCTGACATTAACTCTCAGACTGCTGCTGAGTGGGGCAAACTGCGCCTTAGCCAAAATAACTCTATGGAAAATTTCTTAGAAACTTTGTTTAACTTGCTACGTTCTTGGGCTAATTAG
- a CDS encoding aminotransferase class IV translates to MKEQLWYSGQLVEARAIELAIDDPGLLYGATVFTTLRVYENSLDRSWTNWAGHCDRIRHSIKQFEWQMPDWERVKIGAEALKTHFPVLRITIFPDGRELITGRYLPTDLKERQQFGIVAWLAEAPEYRRCLPEHKTGNYLSAWLALNRAQKYGAKEAILIDEDGNWLETSTGNLWGWQDGKWWTPPLKQGILPGLMRSQLIDALKSHHEIVEEEPWNHKLVQGFEAVGYSNSVVQIVPIHTIVRSTSEGEGITNAPCPMPHAPCPSHNCFQKLRQIFPDRLPFSQIG, encoded by the coding sequence ATGAAAGAACAACTATGGTATAGTGGCCAACTAGTAGAAGCAAGAGCGATCGAGTTAGCAATAGACGATCCGGGACTGCTTTACGGAGCAACAGTTTTTACAACGCTACGGGTTTACGAAAATTCATTAGATCGTAGTTGGACGAATTGGGCAGGACATTGCGATCGCATTCGTCACAGCATCAAGCAATTCGAGTGGCAAATGCCAGACTGGGAGAGAGTCAAGATTGGTGCAGAAGCGTTAAAAACCCACTTTCCGGTATTGCGAATAACAATTTTTCCTGACGGACGAGAATTAATTACCGGGCGATATTTACCAACCGACTTAAAAGAAAGACAGCAATTTGGCATAGTCGCTTGGCTAGCAGAAGCGCCAGAATATCGTCGTTGCCTACCAGAACACAAAACTGGCAACTACTTATCGGCTTGGCTAGCATTAAATAGAGCGCAAAAGTACGGAGCGAAAGAAGCAATATTAATAGATGAAGATGGCAACTGGTTAGAAACCAGCACGGGAAATTTGTGGGGATGGCAAGATGGTAAGTGGTGGACGCCACCCTTAAAACAGGGAATTCTACCGGGACTAATGCGAAGCCAACTGATCGATGCGCTGAAAAGCCACCATGAAATAGTAGAAGAAGAACCTTGGAATCACAAACTAGTCCAAGGCTTTGAGGCTGTAGGCTACAGCAATAGCGTCGTCCAAATCGTTCCCATCCATACGATCGTGAGAAGCACTTCAGAAGGAGAGGGAATTACCAACGCTCCATGCCCCATGCCCCATGCCCCATGCCCTTCTCATAATTGTTTCCAAAAATTAAGGCAGATCTTCCCCGATCGGTTGCCATTTTCTCAGATAGGTTAA
- the ftsH3 gene encoding ATP-dependent zinc metalloprotease FtsH3, translating to MNNKQWRNAGLYALLALVVVALATAFFDKQPQSRETWRYSEFLQKVEAKQISRVSISADRSTARVTAPNGDKVIVNLPNDPELFNYLTKNNVDIAVLPPSDDAFWLRALSSLFFPILLLVGLFFLLRRAQNGPGSQAMNFGKSKARVQMEPQTQVTFGDVAGIDQAKLELNEVVDFLKNADRFTAVGAKIPKGVLLVGPPGTGKTLLARAVAGEAGVPFFSISGSEFVEMFVGVGASRVRDLFEQAKANAPCIVFIDEIDAVGRQRGAGLGGGNDEREQTLNQLLTEMDGFEGNTGIIIIAATNRPDVLDAALLRPGRFDRQVVVDRPDFAGRSEILRVHARGKTLAQDVDLDKIARRTPGFTGADLSNLLNEAAILAARRNLTEISMDEVNDAIDRVLAGPEKKDRVMSEKRKAVVAYHEAGHAIVGALMPDFDPVQKISIIPRGQAGGITWFTPSEDRLDSGLLSRSYLQNRMAMLLGGRVAEEVIFGEEEVTTGASSDLQQVARVARQMVMRFGMSDRVGQVALGRQQGNMFLGRDIMAERDFSEETAAVVDDEVRSLVDEAYKRAKDVLTNNRAVLDRLASMLIEKETVDAEELQELLANNDVKMAALA from the coding sequence GTGAATAATAAACAGTGGAGAAATGCAGGGCTGTACGCACTGCTAGCGCTAGTAGTGGTAGCTTTGGCAACAGCTTTTTTTGACAAGCAGCCCCAAAGCAGAGAAACCTGGCGTTACAGTGAGTTCCTCCAGAAAGTCGAAGCCAAACAAATATCAAGAGTCAGTATTAGTGCCGATCGGTCTACCGCCCGCGTCACTGCCCCAAATGGCGATAAAGTGATAGTCAATCTTCCTAATGACCCCGAACTTTTTAATTACCTGACTAAAAACAACGTTGATATTGCAGTTTTACCTCCCAGCGATGACGCCTTTTGGCTAAGGGCACTCAGCAGCCTGTTTTTCCCCATTCTGCTGTTGGTTGGTTTATTCTTTTTGCTGCGTCGTGCTCAAAATGGGCCGGGATCGCAAGCAATGAACTTTGGCAAATCAAAAGCCAGAGTGCAAATGGAACCCCAAACTCAAGTAACTTTTGGGGATGTGGCTGGAATTGACCAAGCCAAACTGGAATTAAACGAAGTAGTTGATTTCTTAAAAAATGCCGATCGCTTTACTGCTGTTGGGGCAAAAATTCCCAAAGGCGTACTGCTAGTTGGCCCTCCCGGAACTGGTAAAACCCTGCTAGCCCGTGCGGTAGCTGGAGAAGCTGGCGTACCTTTCTTCTCGATTTCCGGTTCGGAATTCGTGGAAATGTTCGTCGGTGTGGGTGCTTCTCGCGTCCGCGACTTATTTGAACAAGCAAAAGCTAACGCCCCCTGCATCGTCTTCATTGATGAAATCGATGCTGTCGGTCGCCAACGGGGTGCTGGTTTAGGTGGTGGTAACGACGAACGGGAACAAACCCTCAACCAGTTGCTCACCGAGATGGATGGTTTTGAAGGCAATACGGGAATTATTATTATTGCAGCGACTAACCGCCCAGATGTATTAGATGCCGCGTTACTGCGTCCCGGTCGTTTCGACCGTCAAGTAGTAGTGGATCGTCCCGACTTTGCCGGACGTTCGGAAATTCTGAGAGTCCACGCACGTGGTAAGACTTTAGCTCAAGATGTGGATCTCGATAAGATCGCCCGTCGGACACCAGGTTTTACCGGGGCTGATTTGTCTAACTTGCTCAACGAAGCAGCTATTTTAGCAGCGCGTCGCAATTTAACCGAAATCTCAATGGATGAAGTCAACGACGCGATCGATCGCGTATTGGCTGGCCCAGAGAAGAAAGACCGAGTAATGAGCGAAAAGCGCAAAGCCGTAGTAGCTTATCACGAAGCCGGTCACGCGATCGTCGGCGCTTTAATGCCTGACTTCGACCCAGTACAAAAGATCAGCATCATCCCTCGCGGTCAAGCTGGTGGTATTACTTGGTTTACTCCCAGCGAAGATCGGTTAGACTCTGGTTTGTTGAGCCGTTCTTACCTGCAAAACCGGATGGCGATGCTGTTAGGCGGACGAGTAGCAGAAGAAGTGATCTTCGGTGAAGAAGAAGTAACCACCGGTGCTTCTAGCGACTTGCAACAAGTCGCGCGGGTAGCCCGTCAAATGGTAATGCGGTTTGGTATGAGCGATCGCGTCGGACAAGTAGCTTTGGGTCGTCAGCAAGGTAATATGTTCTTAGGTCGCGACATCATGGCCGAACGCGATTTCTCAGAAGAAACTGCCGCCGTAGTTGATGACGAAGTGCGCTCTCTGGTAGATGAAGCTTATAAGAGAGCAAAAGACGTTTTGACCAACAACCGTGCAGTTTTGGATCGGTTGGCAAGTATGCTAATTGAGAAAGAAACGGTAGATGCAGAAGAATTGCAAGAGTTGCTGGCTAATAATGATGTGAAAATGGCAGCTTTAGCTTAA
- a CDS encoding serine hydrolase codes for MEDTVMTPKAALERLFTDEQIQADWFAPSFLAQIPIAQVQNIIRSLLAELGNYQEIQSKETDFLVIFERGLIPSNIALDDRGKITGLFFHPPRSKGMSLSEAIEQFKALPGQVSLLVMEDREELIALNADLPLAVGSAFKLAVLNAIQLQIESGKKKWQDLVELQPNCKSLPSGFLQTWPDNSFLTIQTLAALMISQSDNTATDSLIYLVGIPNIEEITPRNQPFLTTRQAFVLKSNKNSELLNRYRSGNAEERRIVLYEADRQPIPNINDFNSTPSALDVEWFFTARELFSLIEKVADLPLMSINPGVVNANDWEKVAFKGGSEIGVLNLTTWLKAKNGKTYCVVGTWNNDSALEETRFMSLYGGVIEGLK; via the coding sequence ATGGAAGATACAGTAATGACACCAAAAGCTGCCCTTGAAAGGTTGTTTACCGATGAGCAAATTCAAGCTGATTGGTTTGCACCATCATTTTTAGCTCAGATACCAATTGCTCAAGTACAAAATATTATTCGTAGTTTACTAGCAGAATTGGGAAATTACCAAGAAATACAATCAAAAGAAACCGATTTTTTAGTAATTTTTGAACGTGGATTAATTCCTTCTAATATCGCTCTAGACGATCGGGGAAAAATTACTGGTCTTTTCTTTCATCCTCCTCGTTCTAAAGGAATGAGTTTATCAGAAGCAATAGAACAATTTAAAGCATTACCAGGTCAAGTAAGTTTACTGGTGATGGAAGATCGAGAAGAACTAATTGCTTTAAATGCCGATTTGCCTTTAGCAGTTGGTTCGGCTTTTAAGTTAGCTGTGTTAAACGCTATTCAGTTACAAATAGAATCCGGTAAAAAGAAGTGGCAAGATCTAGTTGAATTGCAGCCAAATTGTAAAAGTTTACCATCTGGTTTTCTGCAAACTTGGCCTGATAACTCTTTTTTGACAATCCAAACTTTAGCAGCTTTGATGATTTCGCAAAGTGATAATACTGCTACTGATAGCTTAATTTACTTAGTCGGAATTCCCAATATTGAAGAAATTACGCCCCGTAACCAACCATTTTTAACCACTCGACAAGCTTTCGTTCTTAAAAGTAATAAAAATTCTGAATTACTCAACCGCTATCGTTCTGGTAATGCAGAAGAACGTCGAATAGTTTTATATGAAGCCGATCGACAGCCCATACCCAATATAAATGATTTTAATTCAACTCCAAGTGCATTAGACGTAGAATGGTTTTTTACGGCGCGAGAACTTTTCAGTTTAATTGAAAAAGTTGCCGATTTACCTTTAATGAGTATCAATCCTGGTGTGGTAAATGCTAATGATTGGGAAAAGGTTGCTTTTAAAGGAGGTTCGGAAATTGGCGTGTTGAATTTGACGACTTGGTTAAAAGCAAAGAACGGTAAAACTTATTGTGTAGTGGGGACTTGGAATAACGATTCTGCTCTGGAAGAAACGCGGTTTATGAGTCTTTATGGTGGCGTGATTGAAGGTTTGAAGTAG
- a CDS encoding CYTH domain-containing protein → MATEIERKFLLKNDRWRTLATGVIYRQGYLSRKKEASVRIRIAGNQGYLTIKGLTVGNKRAEFEYPIPVEDAEIMLDTMCDRPLIEKIRYKIQQNGLIWEIDEFLGENQGLILAEVELKEENQVVELPDWIGMEVSDDARYFNINLVKEPFSQWKIQ, encoded by the coding sequence ATGGCTACAGAGATAGAACGAAAATTTTTACTGAAAAATGACCGATGGCGAACGCTTGCCACTGGTGTGATTTATCGTCAAGGATACCTTTCTAGAAAAAAAGAAGCCAGCGTTCGCATCCGTATAGCAGGGAATCAAGGGTATTTAACTATCAAAGGTTTAACTGTCGGCAATAAGAGAGCGGAATTCGAGTACCCAATTCCCGTAGAAGATGCGGAAATTATGCTCGATACAATGTGCGATCGGCCCTTAATTGAAAAAATCAGGTACAAAATTCAACAAAATGGCTTAATCTGGGAAATAGACGAATTTTTAGGGGAAAATCAGGGATTAATTCTCGCTGAAGTTGAATTGAAAGAAGAAAATCAGGTTGTTGAATTGCCGGATTGGATTGGCATGGAAGTATCCGACGATGCCAGATACTTCAATATTAATTTAGTGAAAGAGCCATTTAGTCAATGGAAGATACAGTAA
- a CDS encoding peptidoglycan-binding domain-containing protein → MNLYDFYQKKLEYSFEAVAADKELATHIQEVLIWLRLLDAPVDGKFGPISSASLRQFQKLTKCSEYGYLGQETAKKLIETSPDQLPQPELQLGNDLASRILKYMQKRGYQIATANKEYNIVYVEGMNANGKLNTDPPNHFNDRRMVIEVINGRPSIIANWEATTEPGYYYTYNPMNDKGAARIAFGQFKAWRVGTHGNSEPHEALVQVGQVKVYRDANKDMMRSGDNIEEGYFGINQHWGYDLPRSNIGLASAGCLVGRTRDGHRQFMRIVKQDRRYQLNNDYIFLSTIIPGDDLLKQFPG, encoded by the coding sequence ATGAACCTGTACGACTTCTATCAAAAGAAACTCGAATACAGCTTTGAAGCAGTAGCTGCTGACAAAGAATTAGCCACCCATATCCAAGAAGTGCTGATTTGGCTGAGGCTTCTTGATGCGCCTGTTGATGGAAAATTTGGCCCAATTTCTTCCGCATCTCTCAGACAGTTTCAGAAACTAACGAAGTGTAGCGAATACGGTTATTTGGGGCAAGAAACAGCCAAAAAATTGATTGAAACTTCCCCCGATCAGCTGCCGCAACCCGAACTGCAATTAGGTAACGATTTGGCTAGCCGTATCCTTAAATATATGCAGAAAAGGGGTTATCAAATCGCTACCGCAAATAAAGAGTACAACATTGTTTATGTGGAAGGAATGAATGCGAATGGCAAACTAAATACCGATCCGCCCAACCATTTTAACGATCGCCGTATGGTAATCGAGGTCATCAACGGAAGACCTAGTATAATTGCAAACTGGGAAGCAACTACCGAACCGGGTTATTACTATACCTATAATCCGATGAATGACAAAGGAGCCGCCCGGATTGCTTTCGGGCAGTTCAAAGCTTGGCGAGTAGGTACGCACGGTAATTCAGAGCCTCACGAAGCTTTAGTGCAGGTGGGGCAGGTGAAAGTGTATAGGGATGCCAATAAAGATATGATGCGATCGGGAGATAATATCGAAGAAGGATACTTCGGTATTAATCAGCACTGGGGATACGATCTACCGCGCAGCAACATTGGCTTAGCCAGTGCTGGCTGTTTGGTGGGGCGAACTCGAGACGGTCACAGACAATTCATGAGGATTGTTAAACAAGACAGGCGTTATCAGCTTAACAACGACTATATTTTCTTAAGCACAATTATTCCAGGAGATGATCTACTTAAACAATTTCCAGGGTAG
- a CDS encoding TRC40/GET3/ArsA family transport-energizing ATPase, whose product MRLILMTGKGGVGKTSVAAATGLRCAELGYKTLVLSTDPAHSLADSFDMELGHEPRLVRSNLWGAELDALVELEQNWGAVKRYITQVLQARGLEGVQAEELAILPGMDEIFGLVRMKRHYDEGEYDVLIIDSAPTGTALRLLSLPEVSGWYMRRFYKPLQGISVALRPFVEPIFKPIAGFSLPDKEVMDAPYEFYEQIEALEKVLTDNTQTSVRLVTNPEKMVIKESLRAHAYLSLYNVATDLVVANRIIPEEVTDPFFQRWKENQQQYKQEIHDNFLPLPVKEVPLFSEEMCGLAALDRLKDLLYRDEDPTQVYYRETTVRVVQEQNQYILELYLPGIAKNQIQLSKTGDELNVRIGNHRRNLVLPQALAALQPSGAKMEDDYLRIRFAEAVKV is encoded by the coding sequence ATGCGTTTAATCCTGATGACCGGTAAAGGCGGGGTGGGAAAGACATCGGTAGCAGCTGCTACTGGTTTGCGTTGTGCTGAACTTGGCTATAAAACTTTAGTGCTGAGTACCGATCCCGCTCACTCTTTGGCAGATAGCTTTGATATGGAACTGGGACACGAACCCCGCTTAGTGCGATCGAACTTGTGGGGTGCAGAATTAGATGCTCTTGTAGAATTGGAACAAAACTGGGGAGCAGTCAAGCGTTACATTACTCAAGTTTTACAGGCGCGAGGGCTCGAAGGCGTCCAAGCTGAAGAATTGGCCATTTTACCCGGTATGGATGAAATCTTTGGCCTGGTGAGAATGAAACGGCACTACGATGAAGGTGAATATGATGTCTTGATTATTGACTCAGCACCAACCGGAACCGCCCTCAGATTATTAAGTTTACCGGAAGTCAGCGGCTGGTATATGCGGAGATTTTATAAGCCTCTGCAAGGAATATCCGTAGCGCTTAGACCTTTTGTTGAACCTATTTTCAAACCAATTGCTGGTTTTTCTTTGCCTGATAAAGAAGTAATGGACGCTCCTTATGAATTTTACGAACAAATAGAAGCACTGGAAAAAGTATTAACTGATAATACCCAGACTTCCGTGCGTTTAGTCACTAATCCCGAAAAAATGGTGATTAAAGAATCCTTACGCGCCCATGCTTACTTGAGTCTTTACAATGTCGCTACAGATTTAGTAGTAGCAAATCGAATCATTCCTGAAGAAGTGACCGATCCCTTTTTCCAACGCTGGAAAGAAAACCAACAGCAATATAAACAAGAAATACATGATAACTTCTTGCCTTTGCCAGTGAAAGAAGTACCCCTCTTTTCTGAAGAGATGTGTGGTTTGGCAGCGCTCGATCGCTTGAAAGACCTCCTGTACCGCGATGAAGACCCCACCCAAGTTTATTATCGGGAAACTACCGTGAGGGTAGTGCAAGAACAAAATCAGTACATTTTAGAACTTTACTTGCCAGGAATCGCCAAAAACCAAATTCAATTAAGCAAAACAGGCGATGAATTGAACGTGAGAATTGGCAATCATCGTCGCAATTTAGTGTTGCCTCAAGCTTTAGCGGCTTTGCAACCTTCGGGTGCGAAAATGGAAGATGATTATCTAAGGATTCGGTTTGCTGAGGCGGTGAAAGTTTAG
- a CDS encoding DUF2358 domain-containing protein, protein MDIVEILKQDYQRFPLDQTYSIYAEDVYFEDPLNKFRGIERYKKMIGFISNWFINLKLDLHDISREDDVIETRWTLSWNTPLPWKPRITISGWSELRLNADGAIVSHIDYWNCSRLDVLKQHLFTLNSR, encoded by the coding sequence ATGGATATCGTTGAAATTTTAAAACAGGACTACCAAAGATTTCCTTTAGACCAAACCTACAGCATCTATGCCGAAGATGTTTATTTTGAAGACCCGCTCAACAAATTTCGCGGCATTGAGCGCTATAAAAAGATGATCGGGTTTATCAGTAATTGGTTTATTAACCTCAAACTAGATTTACATGATATTAGTCGAGAGGATGATGTAATTGAAACTCGTTGGACGTTAAGTTGGAATACACCGCTGCCTTGGAAACCCCGGATTACCATTTCTGGCTGGAGCGAGTTACGCCTCAACGCAGATGGAGCGATCGTTTCCCATATCGACTACTGGAACTGCTCCCGCCTCGATGTTCTCAAGCAGCACCTTTTTACTTTAAATAGTCGATAA